The Triticum aestivum cultivar Chinese Spring chromosome 3A, IWGSC CS RefSeq v2.1, whole genome shotgun sequence genome includes a region encoding these proteins:
- the LOC123062522 gene encoding UDP-glucuronic acid decarboxylase 1 produces the protein MKQLHKSPTHAPSPAHAPASKISKPARPGPRTWVGYLLREQRLLFVLLGALIATSFFLLRPYLFSLSASNPTERSPIFSFVGHSSDPRGVPTGFRPPPRRVVVTGGAGFVGSHLVDRLLEQGDSVIVVDNFFTGRKENVAHHLRNPRFELLRHDVVEPILLEVDRIYHLACPASPVHYKYNPIKTIKTNVMGTLNMLGLAKRIGARFLLTSTSEVYGDPLEHPQKETYWGHVNPIGVRSCYDEGKRTAETLTMDYHRGGGVAVRIARIFNTYGPRMCLDDGRVVSNFVAQALRKHPMTVYGDGKQTRSFQYVSDLVAGLMALMESEHIGPFNLGNPGEFTMLELAEVVKGTIDPMSTIEFKPNTADDPHMRKPDITKAKQLLGWEPKVSLKEGLPLMVTDFRKRILDE, from the exons ATGAAGCAGCTCCACAAGTCCCCCACCCACGCCCCGTCGCCGGCGCACGCGCCGGCGTCCAAGATCTCCAAGCCCGCGCGCCCCGGGCCGCGCACCTGGGTCGGCTACCTCCTCCGCGAGCAGCggctcctcttcgtcctcctcggCGCGCTCATCGccacctccttcttcctcctccgccccTACCTCTTCTCCCTGTCGGCCTCCAACCCCACCGAGCGCAGCCCCATCTTCTCCTTCGTCGGCCACTCGTCCGACCCCCGCGGCGTCCCCACGGGCttccgcccgccgcctcgccgcgtcgTCGTCACCGGCGGGGCGGGTTTCGTGGGCAGCCACCTCGTCGACAGGCTGCTGGAGCAGGGGGACAGCGTGATCGTGGTGGACAACTTCTTCACCGGGAGGAAGGAGAACGTCGCGCACCACCTGCGGAACCCCAGGTTCGAGctgctccgccacgacgtcgtcgagCCCATCCTTCTCGAGGTCGACCGGATCTACCACCTCGCGTGCCCCGCATCGCCCGTGCACTACAAGTACAACCCCATCAAGACGATC AAGACAAATGTCATGGGAACCTTGAATATGTTGGGTCTGGCAAAGCGAATCGGTGCAAGGTTCTTGTTGACTAGCACAAGTGAAGTTTATGGTGACCCACTTGAGCATCCGCAGAAGGAGACTTATTGGGGGCATGTTAATCCTATAG GTGTTAGGAGTTGTTATGACGAGGGCAAAAGAACAGCAGAGACTTTGACTATGGACTACCATCGTGGTGGTGGTGTTGCG GTACGAATTGCTCGTATTTTCAATACATATGGCCCTCGTATGTGCCTGGATGATGGCCGCGTGGTTAGCAATTTTGTTGCACAG GCACTGCGCAAACATCCAATGACAGTATATGGTGATGGAAAACAAACTCGAAGTTTTCAGTATGTTTCTGATCTG GTTGCTGGATTGATGGCTCTGATGGAGAGTGAACATATTGGCCCTTTCAATCTGGGAAACCCAGGAGAGTTCACCATGTTGGAACTTGCAGAG GTTGTGAAGGGAACAATTGACCCAATGTCGACAATTGAATTCAAGCCCAACACAGCCGATGATCCCCATATGAGAAAGCCCGATATTACCAAGGCCAAGCAACTGCTAGGTTGGGAGCCAAAGGTATCTCTGAAGGAAGGCCTTCCCTTGATGGTGACAGATTTCCGCAAAAGGATCTTGGATGAGTAA